GAAGCCATGGAGAAAACATTCCACCCAAGCGAGATACTTCAAATATCCGGTAGTTATTGGCAATCATGCACCCTGCACGCCGGCGTGCACCTGGGCGTATTCAGCGTCATTGGCGACCGCCCGCTCACCGCTGATGAGGTCTCCGATCGCATCAAAGCCGATCCCAGAGCCACGGCCATGTTGCTCAACGCCCTGGCATCCATGGGGTTCCTTGTGCTGGACGGTGACCGATACCGCAACACGGCGTCGAGTCGTAAACGTCTGGTCAAAGATTCTCCCGGTTATTTAGGTTACATGATCATGCATCACCATCATCTGGTGGACGCATGGGCTCGGCTCTCCACCTCCGTTGTCTCCGGTGGACCGGCGGAGAGGACTTCCCATGGAGAGGACCAGGAACGGGAGAGCTTTCTCATGGGGATGTTCAATAACGCCATGAGCATCGCTCCCGGGGTCGCGTCCCAGATCGATCTTTCCGGTCGGCGCAGTTTGTTGGATCTGGGCGGGGGCCCCGGAACCTATGCCATTCATTTCTGCTCGAAGAATCCCAACCTCGAAGGTACGGTGTACGACCTGCCCTCGACCCGTCCTTTCGCGGAAGAGACCATTGAGCGATTCGACCTCGCCCATCGAATCAAATTTGTGGGGGGAGACTTTACCACCGACTCGATTCCGGGGACTTACGACGTGGTCTGGATGTCGCATATTTTGCACGGCATGGGAATGGACGAGTGCCGGCAGGTCGTCAGAAAGGCGGTATCCTCCCTAAAAGCCAACGGCCTCGTTTTCATCCATGAGTTTATCCTGGACGACACTTTGGATGCGCCCATGTTCCCGGCGATCTTCTCACTGAACATGTTGCTCAACACCGAGCGTGGCCAGTCCTACTCCGAGGCCCAGCTCAGAGAAATGCTGGAGGAGGCTGGAGCCAAAGAAATCGTTCGAGTGGACTTTGTCGGTCCCAACGAATCCGGTATCGTAAGGGGCGCCAAATAGAAAATCGGGGGCCGGAGGCCGGCGAAAAACCAGAGAACTTCTTCTTATCATACGTTCAACACCAAAGGGAAAGAAGAGACGGACGATTACCGGGTTCCCATCGCCCGGCTGCTGCAAGAGCAGAAGGAAGAAGCACGCCTTTACCCTGGGACCGTTCGGACGGACGAAATCGTATTCAATATTCCCGGCTTGGGGAAAAACTATCTCAAGGCGGCTCAACACCACGATATGATATCCATACTGCCGGATGGTAGGAGGGTGTACGAATTTCATCCCTGGGAAAAGAAACTCTTCCTTGTCAACACCTACGTGTACACCGACGTATCGATATACACTTACCGGAAAAGGCTCAAAGAGGCGGGAGAAACCATATCCGACTACAGAACCATCTGGTATTATTATTGACAGCCTGTGGCGGGGCAACAAGTGAGGAGAAATGGGTTAGCAGCGCGGATGAGGGATAAAGCGGTCTTTCAACGCCCCGGTCATTGGCGCCCTTCGCCTGCCATGCCGGAGCGGGGCCTCGCCGAATCAGCCCATGATGATCAAAGTGGCCGTTAAAAAGTAAAACGTGACGCCCAATACGTCGATGCTCGTGGTCACAAAGGGCCCGGACGCCACTGCCGGGTCGATGCCGAGCTTAACGGCGATCATCGGCAGAAACGTTCCCACGACAGCAGCCACGGTCATGTTGGCGCACATGGCGATACCCACCACGGCGCCCAACGTGGGATCGCCGTTCAGAAACCACCCCACGACGGCCAGAAGCGCGCCGTAAGCCAGCCCCAGAAGCAGGCCGATTCGAATCTCCTTGGAAACCACCTGCCACAGACGCTTCGGGTCGATTCTGCCGGTGGCCAGTCCTCGGAGAGTTATGGACAGGCTTTGAGTTCCGATATTACCGCCCATGCCCATGATGACCGGAATAAAAGCCGCCAACGCCGCAAAAACGGTGATGTGTTCCTTGAACTGTCCTTCAAACCCTCCAATGATTTTTATGGCCAGTACGCCCCCAATCCATGAAGCGAACAGCCAAGGCAAACGAACCTTCACGCTTCGCGCCACGGAGAACGAGGTCACCCGGGCATCAACTCCAGAATGCGGGCTCTCAACTCGTCCGGCAAATCGGCGAGGAAGTCCGCGGCGTCATCCGTTGCCATTTGAGAAAAAATGGCCGCGAAACGACCGATGTCCACTTGCTGGAGAAACTCGTTACGATAGCGTCGATCCATTTCGGAAAGAATCTCTCCGGCATGGTGGACCTCGGGGAGAAGTTGGAACAGCGATCGAGCGGAACGATCGTTGAGCAGCTTGAAAAGGTAGGCGATGTCGGCGGGGTGGACCTTGTTGAGGATATTAATCAGGTTTCTGGTCGCATTTCTGCGCAGTAGTCGTTCTACCGTATCCTGAAGTCTTTGATACCCTCGTTCGGTCATAATCTATGCCTTGTCCGCCGGGCTCGAAACGAAGCTGTCCTTCACTCCGCACTCGACGGTTGCTACTGTAGGGATCTTGGGATAAATTCACTTCCATGGGGCAGAAAATCCATGCTCCTTTCAACATGTTTATTTCCCTAACAAAATGGTCCCCGAATGTCAACCGAATTCCTGGTGAGGCGCGCCGGGTCCCTCCGCTAAGGCCACTTCGACCGGCCGACACGCTCATCGTGGACGTCGCGGCCGCCTTTGGAACCATCCGCCGTACAAGGATGCAGCCCTTAGGGACGGCATCCTCCCACCGTACTCGCCGGTCTCGAAACAGGTGGGCGGATATGCGTAAAGGACAGGGACATCGAGCGTTCCTCCTGTCCTCTTTTCTACGGTTATGCACGCAACTCAGATCCTGTCCATAGGACAATCACGTTCCGGGTTCCTTTGGCTCTCCCGTCCTATTTCAGAATCGGGCCGTTTCCTGACTCACGGTACGGCATACAGTACCCCTTTGGGCACGTCGTTCTCAAACTGCCTGAAATTCTGCTTGAAGTCCGCCACCAGTTTCATGGCCCGCTCCTCGTAGGCCGATTGATCGGAAGCGGAATCCCTTGGATTCAATAGTCCCGCCGGTACTCCTTCGCATTGCTTGGGCGCCATGAACCAGAAGAGGGGATCCCGTTCGAATTTGCTTCGATTCAGGCTGCCGTCGAGGATATTGCTCACCACGGCCCGGGAATAAGCGATCTTTATCCGCTCGCTCTGACCGGCAGGGTTACCGATCCACCCTGTGTTCACCAGCCAGCATTGGACTTCATGGGTCTTGATTTTCTCCATGAACAGATTGGCGTACACGGTGGGAGGCAACGCATTGAACGGCGCCCCAAAGCAAGCGCTAAAGGTGACTTTGGGTTCCCTTATTCCAATCTCGGTGCCCGCCACCTTGGCCGTGTACCCGCTCAAGAAGTGGTACACCGCCTGTTCCATGGTCAACTTGGCCACGGGAGGCATGACCCCGAAAGCATCGCACGTGAGCATGATGACATTTCGGGGATGCCTGGCGACTCCTTCTCGAGTGGCGCTCGGGATGTGGGAAATCGGATAGGCGCCGCGGGTATTCTCGGTCAAGGAATCGTCTTCGAGATCCAACCGCCGCGAATTATGGTCCAGAGAAACGTTTTCCAGAATCGTTCCGAAGCGGCGAGTACATTCATAAATCTCCGGCTCGGCCTCTTTGGACAGACGAATCACTTTGGCGTAGCAGCCTCCCTCGAAGTTGAATATCCCCGAGTCGCTCCAGCCGTGTTCGTCGTCGCCGATCAACGTGCGCTTGGGATCCGCCGAAAGACTGGTCTTGCCCGTACCGGAAAGACCGAAAAACAGGGCGGCATCGTTGCGTTCCCCCACATTGGCGGAACAGTGCATGGACAAGACCGATTCCTGGGGAAACACGTAGTTCAGCATGGTGAACACCGACTTCTTGATCTCGCCGGCATAGGCGGTACCGCCTATGAGAACCAGTTTCTTACCCAGATGCAGCAAAATAAACGCTTCGGAATTCGTTCCGTCCAATTCCGGCATCGCGCTGAACCGGGGCGCGCTGATGACCGTGAATTCCGGCTGGTGTTCCAATGCCTCCTCGAGCCTTTTGAGCTGAATAAACATGTTTCGGGCGAACAGGCTTTGCCAGGCCGTCTCCGTAATCACGCGAATGGGAATCCGGTATTCCGGAGCCGCTCCGGCGCAGCAGTCCTGGATGAACATGTCCTTATTTTGAAAGTAAGCCTGCAACCGATGGAGAATCCCCATGAACCTTTCCTCTTCGATTCCCTTGTTCATGGAACTCCACCAGACTTTGTCCTCGCTGGAAGCTTCCTTGACAATGAACCTGTCCTCAGGAGAGCGTCCCACGTGGTGTCCGGTGCGTACCACGATGGGACCCAAGTGGGAGATGTTTCCCTCTCTTCTCCGCACAATCTCTTCATAAAGAAGAGGTGTAGACGCGTTCCAGTAAAGATTCGCCAGATTCTTGAATCCCAGCGCTTCAAGTTCGGGCCGTATGTTTTTTAAATTGAACATGGTGTTCTTCTCCGGTTTGAGCTCCCGCTGAGCAAACATGGCGGCATATAGAGGCTGTACCGTTGCTTGAAACGCTCCCTTAGCATCTGTATTTGTCCGAGGTTCCTCCCCCTTCGGGTTTCTTTCGGGGGTTCGTGGAAAGCCGGGTACTATTAGACCGTGGCCTCTTCCAGTGCCTCCCGCACCCTGGGATAGAAAAAACCGAATCCATGGTCCAGAAGCTTGCGGGGGACGGCCCGCTGCCCTTTCAACAACACCGAACCGAACTCTCCCAAAACCAGTCGAATCATGAATCCGGGCACGGGAAGGAGGGCCTGACGGTGCAAAACCTCCGCCAAAGTGTTTGTGAACTCACGGTTTCGAACAGGATTGGGAGAAGTGACATTGAAGGGCCCTTCGAGATCTTCATGATCGAGGAAAAAGAGGAGAGCCCCGACCAGGTCCTTCATATGCACCCAGGAAAACCACTGCTCACCACTGCCCAATCTCCCCCCCAAGCACATTTTAAAAATGGGAACCATATTCGCCAGCGCTCCCCCGCCCTTCCCCAATACAACGCCGAAACGAGAGATCACCACCCGAATGCCCTTAGCACGGGCGCTCGATGCTTCTTTTTCCCAGTCCTGGGCAAGGACGGCCAGAAAATCAGCTCCCACAGAGTTTCTTTCCGTAAGTTCCTCATCGCCGTGAGACCCATAGTAACCTGCGGCCGAGGCATTGACCAGCACCGTGTTCCTAGCCCCGTCCATCACGTCAACCAGGTTGCGCGTGGTATGAATGCGACTATCGTATATCAACTGCTTGGATTTCTCGGTCCAACGCCTGAATATGGCGGCTCCGGCAAGGTTGATGACGGCGTCCTGATGTTTGATCTCCTCCTGCCAGTCGCCTTCTACGCTAGTGTCGGCGGATACGTACCTCACCGCCCCGGGGAGTCTGTCTCCCGCTTCCGCCGAGCGGCTGATCACGGTTGTCTCGTGTCCGGATTCC
This is a stretch of genomic DNA from Deltaproteobacteria bacterium. It encodes these proteins:
- a CDS encoding methyltransferase: MEKTFHPSEILQISGSYWQSCTLHAGVHLGVFSVIGDRPLTADEVSDRIKADPRATAMLLNALASMGFLVLDGDRYRNTASSRKRLVKDSPGYLGYMIMHHHHLVDAWARLSTSVVSGGPAERTSHGEDQERESFLMGMFNNAMSIAPGVASQIDLSGRRSLLDLGGGPGTYAIHFCSKNPNLEGTVYDLPSTRPFAEETIERFDLAHRIKFVGGDFTTDSIPGTYDVVWMSHILHGMGMDECRQVVRKAVSSLKANGLVFIHEFILDDTLDAPMFPAIFSLNMLLNTERGQSYSEAQLREMLEEAGAKEIVRVDFVGPNESGIVRGAK
- a CDS encoding magnesium transporter — its product is MTSFSVARSVKVRLPWLFASWIGGVLAIKIIGGFEGQFKEHITVFAALAAFIPVIMGMGGNIGTQSLSITLRGLATGRIDPKRLWQVVSKEIRIGLLLGLAYGALLAVVGWFLNGDPTLGAVVGIAMCANMTVAAVVGTFLPMIAVKLGIDPAVASGPFVTTSIDVLGVTFYFLTATLIIMG
- the pckA gene encoding phosphoenolpyruvate carboxykinase (ATP) — translated: MFNLKNIRPELEALGFKNLANLYWNASTPLLYEEIVRRREGNISHLGPIVVRTGHHVGRSPEDRFIVKEASSEDKVWWSSMNKGIEEERFMGILHRLQAYFQNKDMFIQDCCAGAAPEYRIPIRVITETAWQSLFARNMFIQLKRLEEALEHQPEFTVISAPRFSAMPELDGTNSEAFILLHLGKKLVLIGGTAYAGEIKKSVFTMLNYVFPQESVLSMHCSANVGERNDAALFFGLSGTGKTSLSADPKRTLIGDDEHGWSDSGIFNFEGGCYAKVIRLSKEAEPEIYECTRRFGTILENVSLDHNSRRLDLEDDSLTENTRGAYPISHIPSATREGVARHPRNVIMLTCDAFGVMPPVAKLTMEQAVYHFLSGYTAKVAGTEIGIREPKVTFSACFGAPFNALPPTVYANLFMEKIKTHEVQCWLVNTGWIGNPAGQSERIKIAYSRAVVSNILDGSLNRSKFERDPLFWFMAPKQCEGVPAGLLNPRDSASDQSAYEERAMKLVADFKQNFRQFENDVPKGVLYAVP
- a CDS encoding TIGR01777 family protein; the encoded protein is MNILVLGGRGFVGSRLCEALVESGHETTVISRSAEAGDRLPGAVRYVSADTSVEGDWQEEIKHQDAVINLAGAAIFRRWTEKSKQLIYDSRIHTTRNLVDVMDGARNTVLVNASAAGYYGSHGDEELTERNSVGADFLAVLAQDWEKEASSARAKGIRVVISRFGVVLGKGGGALANMVPIFKMCLGGRLGSGEQWFSWVHMKDLVGALLFFLDHEDLEGPFNVTSPNPVRNREFTNTLAEVLHRQALLPVPGFMIRLVLGEFGSVLLKGQRAVPRKLLDHGFGFFYPRVREALEEATV